The proteins below come from a single Xyrauchen texanus isolate HMW12.3.18 chromosome 1, RBS_HiC_50CHRs, whole genome shotgun sequence genomic window:
- the LOC127621776 gene encoding E3 ubiquitin-protein ligase RNF182-like, whose translation MSCAQAGPEENSSYASANTNTSLNSTTSDELECKICYQRYNEHSRKPKILDCLHRVCARCLNKILDMGDGSSCISCPFCRHETQVSEYEVAGLPDDSNIMSRLALRDKSWSSDHSKEVVLTPKSLSSNDSPSHDSSNCLVITIMEVQRDQQRSPSQNASSDYYGDHSLDSVSVASNSAAVDQDTLSKFCNHVPRVLVWLLGFFYFGSLPLGIYLLVIQRVTLGIVCVSLVPSSLTVCLVYGFCQCLCQGMCDCSNRG comes from the coding sequence ATGAGCTGTGCTCAGGCTGGACCAGAGGAGAACTCCTCTTATGCCAGTGCAAATACTAACACAAGCCTCAACAGCACCACCAGCGATGAGTTGGAGTGCAAAATCTGCTACCAGCGCTACAATGAACACAGCCGCAAGCCCAAGATTTTGGATTGCCTGCACCGTGTGTGCGCCAGATGCCTCAACAAGATCCTGGACATGGGGGACGGCTCCAGCTGCATCAGCTGCCCTTTCTGCCGTCATGAGACACAGGTCAGCGAGTACGAAGTGGCCGGACTGCCCGATGACTCAAACATCATGTCCCGTCTGGCGCTGCGGGACAAGTCCTGGAGCTCTGACCACAGTAAGGAGGTGGTGCTGACACCCAAAAGCCTGTCCTCCAATGACAGCCCCTCCCATGACTCCTCCAACTGCCTGGTCATCACCATCATGGAGGTGCAACGGGACCAGCAGCGCTCACCCAGCCAAAATGCCAGTTCTGATTACTATGGTGACCACAGTTTGGACTCTGTCTCCGTGGCATCCAACAGTGCCGCGGTGGACCAAGACACACTGTCCAAGTTTTGTAATCATGTGCCGCGGGTCTTAGTTTGGCTGTTAGGATTTTTCTACTTTGGTTCGCTGCCGCTGGGCATCTACTTGCTAGTGATCCAGAGAGTGACTCTGGGgattgtgtgtgtgagcctgGTACCGTCCAGCCTCACAGTCTGTCTGGTCTATGGCTTCTGCCAGTGTCTGTGCCAGGGCATGTGCGATTGCTCCAACAGGGGTTGA